TCAAATTTGTTATGAGTAGGCcaggatttaaaatttaatatagcaAAATCATTAACAAAGgtttgtttattatttccaGACTTGTCCGAATGCCAACTGATGCAGATTCCCGACGCGGTTTATCATTTGATGCGCAATACCCAACTAAAGACTTGTGATCTCAGTAGCAATGTCATCAAAAAGATACCAGCGAAATTTGCGCTCAAATTTAATCTCATTACAGGTAAGTGTTTCGCTAAACGCATTAGTCAATATTCCATAACTTATTTACATCTACTTTTCATTGCATGAAGACCTCAACCTCTCGCACAATCAAATGACCAAATTGCCCGATGAGTTGGCAGATCTGAATGCGTTGGCGCGGTTAAATATCTCACACAACTCATTTATTGTTTTGCCACCAGTTGTGTTTAAAATGCCTAAATTACGGGAACTGGACGCCAGTCACAATGCGATCATCGGTAAATTCCCTTTATAATAATCGATTTCGTTAACCACAACAATAAAATGTACTTTTCTTTAGAAATCGACACTGATGAAATGATCACAAGCGATAACTTAGAATTGGTTAACCTGCGACATAATCCCTTGGGACGAACCTGCCACCGCAAATTGAAAAATGTCAGCACATCATTCCGCCTCGAAATATCGGAGTACAATGAGGATGATGATTGGTAGGCTTGTGGGATGTTTAGTAAATACTGTAATTACTTCCCATAGCTCATATAAATTgggttatttttattaaatctaaGACTGCTAAGgatatattataaatacaacTTAGCAACTGATTATGTTAATACATTTTACTATGCGTGGAGCCGAACTGCAAAGTACTTATTTAGTGAATAAATTAATTAGTATGTTAGTTACTAAAGACAGCGTTTAACTGATACGAACTGCTGATTTAGTCAACTTTCAGTAAATAATTATAAGCTTTAGGCTTTCACTAACTGTAAATCTGTGTGGGACTTTCATTTAATAAGCTGTCTTAACAAAGAACAATAGTTGTAAGCAAGAAATATGAGATTGGTAACTTTTGAGTTTAAGTAAGCATAAAAGAACAAACCCTTAAGTAAACCGGTTCAATTGTGCGTAAATCTATCATAAAACCTTTTGAATGCGGAAGCTTTTAAGCTTCGAAAGCATTAACGCCAAAGATATAATTTAGATATATTGAACAATTTTATTAGCTATGTAAGCATACACCTAAggcaaaatgtatatatacttaaaacTAGAGTTTTTAATGTGATTTCCTTGCTAAACTAATTTTAACACTCTTATAACAGTTTCGGAGGAAACAAACGCATACAGAAAGTTCTTAGAAATTTGCCTTGCTCTGGATGCATTGGAAAAAAGCTAGTCAAATATGGTTTacgattttatttttgaattttttgaaactgcCTCAAACAAaagttacatatttttcaattaatacttACATAAATTATTGATTCCTTTTAGGAATACAAAATACATCAGTAgtgtataattttaaattgtccaAAAATGTGTTTACTCAATAGAATATGTTTTAGTTGTTTACCTAAATCTTTAtactatttataaataaagttatgtTTGCCATTTAGGGTAAAGAAACAAGGTAGAgtctttcattttaaaatttttgaacaatttatgtatgtttcaaATGGAATCACGACTACAGAACCGTTGAAAATGATGTAGCAGTTTTTTCGGGAGGCTACTTTTTTACGAATACTGGTATTTGAGTGGCACACAGCGTTCGATGCAGGTTTAAAGCCATCGAAACCTCCTCCTATGCGAGTCGACCATCCACTTTTGTTATAGACAAAACCatcaaaaagttaaataaacaaTGTAAAGTATTTATAGAGTGTCATAAATCAAGCTCGATACTGTAACAAAATTGTGCATTGAAAGGTTTCTTTCAAAACAGTTTAAAATAGGTGTGCTGCAATAAGTTATCTAAAAGGGTTATTTTCTAGAATAATGTAAGTAACTGTGAAATAGTTCATAAGAATTTTTCACAATACTTATTTATATGACCACAGATTCATGGATGAACGACGGTAAATGGTGAAAGTGGaatattatgaaacaatttaataattcttttatcTATCCGAACTTCTGTTTGATAGCGAAGACtgttatttgaaattaaataaaaatctgcGAGGTAATTGGTGATATCGCAAATTACGTTCATTTTGTTCTTGCTCCCTAGTCAAATGTCAAATGTATAGTTCAATGTTTTCTGAAATTTGCAATTATAGGTTTAATGccaacaatttaattttcaaaaaatgtctaaaaattttactttcattcACTTTTGGCATGCAACTATAACACTGATATAGAGTCAGGAATCTATCAGCGATTTTGTAAGATTtggtttgttttatttttaaatatttatttccattttttcttctCAAATCAGAAAAAACCAAACATACTTTCGTTTAATCTCTCATTGTATGATGATCACATCAACCTTAATAACTTTCAACCACCACTTTCAGATCCTGGTGTGAACGTTCTCGTTTCTCTTCGCTATAATTTCCCAAACTATCCTGCTGATTGCGGAGATAGTCTAACTAAAGTTTATCCGCATATTTTGCACAATTTCTTTAATACCAACACCGATATGCACAGTATAAAGTCAACCAGAAATTTGGAAATCCTTAAAGTTAGTATCTTCATAGTAGTGTTACCAAGATATGagatttcaaataatattgaaaatttctgtttataaaatgttttattcttTCTCAGTCACTTCTCACAAATTCTTTGTCCCATAATCTTTAAAACCTGTAAAACCACTATAGATATCGTAAGATGCCCTAGTCCAACATTGAGATCATTTTCATAGTATTTTTGTAAACAGCGTCAGTAAGGATTGTTGTGCATTATTCAATACAAGTGATACAGCCAGTCATCGTACACATCTGTTGAAATGTTCCTTCAGAAgttctataaaaacaaaatggcttcttatttaaaagaaaataactcatgaataagaaataaataatattaaattttgcaaatctGTTGTGGTTGCCCAGTGGACTTGAATGGTTTGAATAGTTCGAGAGTTATCTCTCTAGCGATGTATTGCTCGGAAAGTGAACACCAAGGAGTATCTTCAGCTTATATAAGTCTTTAACACAACCCACACGGTTGGAATTATTTGTGAGAATACGTCTGCACCCAGAGGACTCATGACAGCTCTTTAACTTTTCGTAAAAGCTTTTCCAATCGTTAATTAACCCACTCTCGCGAGACTTGTTGAAGAACCATCCGAAAAGTGCCGTGATAGTTCCATGGTCCGTCAGAATAGGTTCCGTCTGGCCTTAGATTTTTTCAGTAAATAAGAAATCTCCAGGCAGATTTTAATGCTGAGGTGACGGTTGACGGCACCTCTTACAGTACAAATTGTAGTTTCTATTTCTGGGGTTTCTATGAGactttctaggctgacattctACACCTAGGCTGAGATCAGAAGTGATATTGCGTTCCACGCCCCTTTAGAAAGTAGAGAAGTTTCCCTATCTTCGCGACGCCTCATCCAAGATCTTTCTTAGTCATACGGGAGGTGGTTCTACCTCAGCATATTTGCTGATATTAGCCAGAATTCTCTGACATCGCATTCCAATTTCGCCGTCACCACATTAGTGTTGCTGAAATTAGCTAAAAGAAATACGGCTAATTCATTTCGGCTCTAGTTCTAACTGCATTGTTAGGCGTCTGCAGATTATGGCTCCTCGTCTGCAACCCAGAGATGCCGTTACTACTCAGTCACGTTTCCTGGAACAGGTCGAAATTGAGGTCATgtgaaaaaacaataattttgtcTATAATAATAATAGGTTAAATTTTTCGGCATAAAcaggtataaaaagatcttacCCTtgttttgattggtcagtttgaatggcagctaagCGCAATAGTacgagtgcaaaatttcagattcacgtctcaaaaactgaatgcttttgttttgtcattCATCCTGAATTTCCCGTTTTGAATTACACCCTGTGGATGTCTTACAGCGAAATTATCAATCTAGCGATGGACGAAAAGTTAAGCCTATAgttggaaattaatttatttcatatgataaacaaaaataacattgcATTCAGTGATAAACACGCGAACTAAATGGTGGTTGTGATTATTTTCACAAACTAACAGGTTTGCCAAATTAATCCCTTGGATTTGTCTGAATAAATTCGGAACCATgagaaaatttctttatattcctATTCAAGCCATTACAACATTGGCTCGGTTCGGAGCAAATGAAAATAACGTGGAGATCAGAAGTAATGTGTAATTTAAACAAAGTTGCTATGCCTGCGAGTGCTCAGGAGTACTATGGAATTATTTTTGATGTTGGCCTCTGCCTTTCACTGTACCAAAAAGCCAAATGACAAGAGAATACACTTCATACTTCTACATAATTATACAATTTCCAAGGATGCTTCCTTACCCTCTATTCGtttaaaactactttttttaacttaatagactttatattaatttattcatcAATAAGTAGTTACAgttgaaagaaattttgttaaaattagcCACCAGTCTAACCACGATTTGCTTGCTGTCTTCTGCGTTGACGCCTTTGCCTTCTACGTCTTCTTCTTTGCGCACGTCTGCGGGCTTGACGCTGCCTTCTTCGTGCCGCACGCCTTCTTTTAGCGGCTTGTCGTCTTCTTTGCCTTCTCCTTCTAGCAGCAGCATTACTGCTACTAGAAGTAGCTGATGAAGCAGCTTCTGTTGTGGTGGCACCAgattctgttgttgttgcctcaTCTGCTGAAGCTGTTGTTGCAGATCCTGATGCTGCGGCTGTAGTTGTAGAGTCTGAAGTTGCGTCTGTTGCTGTAGAGCCTGCTGCTGTAGAGTCTGAAGCTGCGTCTGTTGTGTCGGCGGTGTCTGATCTGGTGGTGATGGTTAGAACCAATACACCCACCATAAGTGATGGCAGCAATTTCATGTTTTATTCGACTTTGGTAAAAACTCAGCAGGTTGCTTTGTTGTTAAGCAGATCTCAACTGTGCGGTTAGTAAGATTTTAGTGCGCCTTAAATAATAAAGCACACACTTTGACTTTCCTAAAAAgtctaaatatttgttttaagtaGTTCTGGGAAACATTATAGTTAGAATTCTTGTGCAAATAGGTAAATAAGCGAGGCAaagatacaaaataaatacatgcttttggaaattttaattatttacaaaaatgaaCAATTGTTTAAAACCGAAATTGATTTGACTTCAAAACATACGATtcacacaacatacatactgtactgttatataattataatacgTTCCGTAGTGCTCTAATACGATGTATTTATACAATTGCAAATTGTGtgagaatattttaatttttcatttactttttaatttttttgaacaacAAAAGTTCAAGGAGTGTATATTCTCCTAGAAATGATAATATTATGTGAGCTACACTAACGTCAGAACTACAAGTTTCCCGCATCATTGGTTGCGATGTCAATGCACACACAAGGTGAATCGTTACTAGAATCTGAATATTGTTGGCTGTGAGTCAATTTTCGTGAAAAAAAATCTTGTCAAACACTATTGGAGTGATCGGCAATTATCCGCAATGTTTCGAGTTCGAAATTCTAATTTAACCACAAAGAGGGAATTTCCATCACAACATATGCAGATGATTCTAACATATTGACGTCAGGCAATCGAATCGATGTCATGTGTTAGAAAGTAAATAACTATCTCACtgatctttttcacattttctagGCAAGGAGCCTGCTACTCCCCCCAATACATGCAATAGCGTTAGCGTTAGCCAGCAACTCCTGGGGAAAGAAACATAGTTGGCAACATATAAGGCAATCGTACCGCCGGTCATCGACGCCGACAACGCTGCACTGATATGGTTACCTGGAAGTAGTTGAACGCAGAAGAATAAGCTTCACACGTATCAGAATGCTGCACGCCTTTTGTGTCTCCTGACGAACACCTACGTAATGAGACTTGCAAGCTTCCGGTAAATAAACACAAACCCCGTTCAAACAGCACGTTATCTTAgtctaccgttagatgacaacTCACAGGAATTGTACCACGAAATTGTTATTGAGCATGtcgtaaaaactaaaattttcatttacctgacgtcgaaaatattttgttcgcTTAGTGCGGAAATTGTAAAAACTTTATTGAATTTTACGTAGGTTGCtctttatatttcgggatttgataACTCTAGTGTTGTTATTTGgaaattcataaattaaaataaaaattttgatatttttgatggtATGAATACTCAACATTGTCATCCTCAGAGAAAGTCAAGAAGAGATGCTAGGGCAATTGGTACTTACGAACGGGCGTCGGTCTTGAAACAAGCCGTGCACtacataaatgtatacaaaacTTTATACTACTTGCCTAGCGAAGTTATGCGCTGATATTGGTACCCGCCAGGTAGAAACTACcccaaatgaaaaagaaacaacagcctcagtgacatttactacagtggaaATAGGATCCATACATCTTTCGAAATGAAACTGGTCagaccgttactgtcaatggagagcggtatagatcgatgacaACGAACTTTTTATGaacgcaattggaagaagttgatcttaacaacatctggttccaacaag
The DNA window shown above is from Bactrocera tryoni isolate S06 chromosome 4, CSIRO_BtryS06_freeze2, whole genome shotgun sequence and carries:
- the LOC120775461 gene encoding leucine-rich repeat-containing protein 20 isoform X1; this encodes MRPFGNDITNIANNSGNSNGGGGGNNNNNNNNNTNRVAISNDNNSDNVQITDDPRVPPHIARMGGIVTCSPIAGRGIIRVVGRCEDAKENNILDLSECQLMQIPDAVYHLMRNTQLKTCDLSSNVIKKIPAKFALKFNLITDLNLSHNQMTKLPDELADLNALARLNISHNSFIVLPPVVFKMPKLRELDASHNAIIEIDTDEMITSDNLELVNLRHNPLGRTCHRKLKNVSTSFRLEISEYNEDDDW
- the LOC120775461 gene encoding leucine-rich repeat-containing protein 20 isoform X2; amino-acid sequence: MAHAVVRVVERCENAQDNESLDLSECQLMQIPDAVYHLMRNTQLKTCDLSSNVIKKIPAKFALKFNLITDLNLSHNQMTKLPDELADLNALARLNISHNSFIVLPPVVFKMPKLRELDASHNAIIEIDTDEMITSDNLELVNLRHNPLGRTCHRKLKNVSTSFRLEISEYNEDDDW